The following coding sequences are from one Megachile rotundata isolate GNS110a chromosome 13, iyMegRotu1, whole genome shotgun sequence window:
- the LOC100881783 gene encoding metaxin-1 isoform X2, whose product MEQFELSIWKGDWGLPSIDPECLQVLVYAKFSNIALKINKSSNLFKTPNGRLPVLKSNNITLDKVKDIIGYLRENHYNTEYTLKRKECAKILAYDVMLKQKLFPALQFIWWVDQRNLNELIRPWYCKAIPFPFNFYYPSKFEQEARSMFEALYAREDDMAAIEYKVYSEARKCLTMLSESLGDSNYFFGSEPTELDAIVYSYLAPLLKVPLPNPALQNHLKDCKNLVSFIARISERCFSHDCQEYKAKETAESMGNYSEGEFPHKRRNQILAGLFTVLAMTSYVLSTGIIKA is encoded by the exons atggaGCAATTTGAATTAAGTATATGGAAAGGTGATTGGGGTTTACCATCAATAGACCCAGAATGTTTACAAGTTTTG gTTTATgctaaatttagtaatatagctttaaaaataaataagtctagtaatttaTTCAAAACACCCAATGGCCGATTACCTGTATTAAAAAGTAATAACATTACGTTAGATAAAGTTAAAGATATAATAGGCTATCTTAGAGAAAACCATTATAACACAGAATACACATTAAAGCGAAAAGAATGTGCAAAAATACTAGCCTATGATGTAAtgttgaaacaaaaattatttccagCATTACAATTTATTTG GTGGGTAGATCAAAgaaatctaaatgaattaataagGCCATGGTACTGTAAAGCAATTCCTTTcccattcaatttttattacccaTCAAAATTTGAACAAGAAGCTCGCTCAATGTTTGAAGCTTTGTATGCCAGAGAAGATGATATGGCTGCCATAGAATATAAG GTATATTCTGAAGCACGAAAATGTTTAACAATGTTGTCTGAAAGTCTTGGAGATTCAAACTATTTTTTTGGTTCTGAACCTACTGAACTAGATGCCATTGTGTATTCTTACTTGGCACCATTACTTAAAGTTCCTTTACCTAATCCAGCTTTACAAAATCATTTAAAGGACTGCAAAAATTTAGTAAGCTTCATAGCACGTATATCGGAAAGATGTTTCAGCCACGACTGTCAAGAATATAAAGCCAAAGAAACAGCAGAAAGTATGGGAAATTATTCAGAAGGTGAATTCCCTCATAAAAGAAGAAATCAAATCCTTGCTGGACTTTTTACAGTTTTGGCAATGACATCTTATGTACTTTCAACTGGAATAATAAag GCATGA
- the Vps45 gene encoding vacuolar protein sorting 45, translating into MNLTVALKFYITRMTEESGPGMKVLLMDKQTTSIVSLLYSQSEIFMKEVYLFERIDTNTRNEGLKHLKCIVFIRPTKENIEILCNELRCPKYGTYYIYFSNIIAKADVKLLAESDEQEVVREVHEYYADYLAISPHLFSLGINGCSQGLLWNPVHLHRTVLGIISVLLSIKRCPYIRYQCSSEMAKRLAEKIREVLSKESSSFEFRQDSSPILLILDRRDDPVTPLLNQWTYQAMVHELLTINNNRVNLSHVKGISKELKEVVLSAEHDEFYANNLYLNFGEIGQTIKELMDEFQKKAKKHQKVESIADMKNFVETYPLFKKLSGTVSKHVTVVGELSSLVEKHNLLRVSELEQELSCQNDHSLQLQKIKELINSQQIREIDSVRLVMLYALHYEKYANNDINGLLNLLKNKGISEKYIKLVYNILEYSGINARQSNLFDREAVAKITKKLFKGLNGVDNIYTQHTPLLNETLEDLIKGRLSLQTFPYLGNTMVSKRPQDIIVFMIGGTTYEESLTVYNLNKQNSGIKIILGGTTIHNSTSFLEEIQQATAGILSKYKNNNK; encoded by the exons ATGAATTTGACAGTTGCTTTGAAGTTTTACATTACACGAATGACAGAGGAAAGTGGACCTGGTATGAAAGTTCTTTTAATGGATAAACAAACG acaagtatagtaagtttATTGTACAGCCAATCAGAAATATTTATGAAGGAAGTTTATCTATTTGAAAGAATTGACACAAATACACGTAATGAAGGTTTAAAGCATTTAAAATGTATAGTTTTCATAAGGCCAACCAAAGAAAATATTGAGATCCTTTGTAATGAATTACGATGTCCTAAATATGGCACCTATTATATTT ATTTCAGTAATATTATCGCAAAAGCTGATGTTAAACTCTTGGCTGAAAGTGATGAACAAGAAGTCGTGAGAGAAGTCCATGAATATTATGCTGATTATTTAGCTATTAGTCCACATTTATTTTCACTTGGCATAAATGGATGTTCACAAG GTTTATTATGGAATCCAGTGCATTTGCACAGAACCGTTTTAGGCATAATTTCTgttctattatcaattaaaagaTGTCCCTACATACGATATCAATGCAGTTCTGAAATGGCAAAAAGATTAGCAGAAAAAATACGGGAAGTACTGAGTAAGGAATCAAGTTCATTTGAGTTTAGACAGGATTCGAGTCCGATTTTACTTATACTCGACAGAAGAGATGATCCTGTTACACCCTTATTGAATCAATGGACTTATCAAGCAATGGTGCATGAATTATTAACTATTAATAATAACCGTGTTAATTTGTCACATGTGAAAGGTATTTCAAAGGAACTGAAGGAAGTTGTTCTTAGCGCAGAACATGACGAATTTTATGCAAAT AATTTATATCTCAACTTTGGTGAAATTGGACAAACAATAAAAGAATTGATGGATGAATTTCAAAAGAAAGCTAAAAAACACCAAAAAGTCGAAAGTATAGCCGacatgaaaaattttgttgaaacttATCCATTGTTTAAGAAACTTTCCGGAACTGTATCAAAACATGTAACAGTAGTCGGAGAACTTTCTTCCCTTGTAGaaaaacataatttattaaGAGTATCAGAATTGGAACAAGAGCTTAGTTGTCAGAATGATCATTCTCTGCAG CTGCAAAAGATAAAAGAACTTATTAATAGTCAACAAATACGTGAAATTGATAGCGTGAGATTGGTAATGCTTTACGCGCTTCACTATGAGAAATATGCAAATAATGATATTAAcggtttattgaatttattaaaaaacaaagGAATTTCAGAGAAATATATCAAG CTCGTGTATAACATATTAGAATATAGTGGAATTAATGCAAGACAAAGTAATTTATTCGACCGTGAAGCAGTagctaaaattaccaaaaaattattcaaaggtTTAAATGGTGTAGATAATATATATACTCAACACACACCTTTATTAAATGAAACACTTGAAGATTTAATAAAAGGAAGATTAAGCTTACAGACGTTTCCGTATCTTGGAAATACAATGGTATCCAAAAG GCCACAAGATATCATTGTTTTTATGATTGGAGGAACTACTTATGAAGAAAGTTTAactgtttataatttaaataaacaaaattcagggataaaaattattttaggtGGTACTACTATTCACAATTCCACAAGTTTCCTAGAGGAAATTCAACAAGCTACAGCGGGTATACtgtcaaaatacaaaaataataacaaataa
- the LOC100881783 gene encoding metaxin-1 isoform X1 encodes MEQFELSIWKGDWGLPSIDPECLQVLVYAKFSNIALKINKSSNLFKTPNGRLPVLKSNNITLDKVKDIIGYLRENHYNTEYTLKRKECAKILAYDVMLKQKLFPALQFIWWVDQRNLNELIRPWYCKAIPFPFNFYYPSKFEQEARSMFEALYAREDDMAAIEYKVYSEARKCLTMLSESLGDSNYFFGSEPTELDAIVYSYLAPLLKVPLPNPALQNHLKDCKNLVSFIARISERCFSHDCQEYKAKETAESMGNYSEGEFPHKRRNQILAGLFTVLAMTSYVLSTGIIKVSIKEDEITDLRTKDIIDDE; translated from the exons atggaGCAATTTGAATTAAGTATATGGAAAGGTGATTGGGGTTTACCATCAATAGACCCAGAATGTTTACAAGTTTTG gTTTATgctaaatttagtaatatagctttaaaaataaataagtctagtaatttaTTCAAAACACCCAATGGCCGATTACCTGTATTAAAAAGTAATAACATTACGTTAGATAAAGTTAAAGATATAATAGGCTATCTTAGAGAAAACCATTATAACACAGAATACACATTAAAGCGAAAAGAATGTGCAAAAATACTAGCCTATGATGTAAtgttgaaacaaaaattatttccagCATTACAATTTATTTG GTGGGTAGATCAAAgaaatctaaatgaattaataagGCCATGGTACTGTAAAGCAATTCCTTTcccattcaatttttattacccaTCAAAATTTGAACAAGAAGCTCGCTCAATGTTTGAAGCTTTGTATGCCAGAGAAGATGATATGGCTGCCATAGAATATAAG GTATATTCTGAAGCACGAAAATGTTTAACAATGTTGTCTGAAAGTCTTGGAGATTCAAACTATTTTTTTGGTTCTGAACCTACTGAACTAGATGCCATTGTGTATTCTTACTTGGCACCATTACTTAAAGTTCCTTTACCTAATCCAGCTTTACAAAATCATTTAAAGGACTGCAAAAATTTAGTAAGCTTCATAGCACGTATATCGGAAAGATGTTTCAGCCACGACTGTCAAGAATATAAAGCCAAAGAAACAGCAGAAAGTATGGGAAATTATTCAGAAGGTGAATTCCCTCATAAAAGAAGAAATCAAATCCTTGCTGGACTTTTTACAGTTTTGGCAATGACATCTTATGTACTTTCAACTGGAATAATAAag GTATCAATAAAGGAGGATGAAATTACGGATTTACGTACAAAAGATATAATTGACGATGAATAA
- the Hacd2 gene encoding 3-hydroxyacyl-CoA dehydratase 2 isoform X2 yields the protein MYMENSYFEEEESNYKVINRQIDFTLKKKSPAWWPRLTSQPQKPSWLKIDFDKWTSEDLEDNEDEKRDICNDYPGMYDKLHKEEFGYRKENFKKVYLIIYNLCQFVGFIYILTVMGIMYSRDGPASMKETYAAVGNAMKFIQLLQFLEVLHSLFRYTKSNTLMSFIQVGGRAFILFCMIEAEPRMQTKPVVFYLFHVWSMVEIFRYPYYITQLLKIEIPFLTWLRYTIWMPLYPLGFLCEGIIILRNIPYFEETQRFTISLPNSWNFAFHFPSFLRIYLLIFCLPLIYMLMSRMNQARYKKLGKPKLRKKYA from the exons ATGTACATGGAAAATTCATATTTCGAAGAAGAA gAAAGTAATTATAAAGTGATAAATCGACAAATTGATTTTACATTGAAGAAGAAAAGTCCTGCTTGGTGGCCCAGATTAACCAGTCAACCACAGAAGCCATCGTGgttgaaaattgattttgataAATGGACAAGTGAAGATTTAGAAGATAATGAAGATGAAAAACGAGATATATGTAATGATTATCCTGGCATGTATGACAAACTTCATAAAGAAGAATTTGGGTATAGAAAAg aaaatttcaagaaagtatatttaataatttacaatctttgtcaatttgttgGTTTTATTTATATTCTCACTGTAATGGGAATAATGTATTCAAGAGATGGACCAG caTCTATGAAAGAAACATATGCAGCTGTTGGTAATGCAATGAAATTTATACAACTTCTACAATTTTTAGAAGTTCTGCATTCATTATTTAGATACACTAAAAGTAATACACTTATGTCATTTATACAAGTGGGAGGGAGAgcatttattttattctgtatGATCGAAGCTGAACCACGAATGCAAACAAAACCTGTTGTCTTTTATCTTTTCCATGTTTGGAGTATGGTGGAAATATTTAGATATCCATATTACATtacacaattattaaaaatagaaattccaTTTTTAACATGGTTAAGATATACAATATGGATGCCATTATACCCATTAGGTTTTCTTTGTGAAGGTATTATAATATTGAGGAATATTCCGTATTTTGAAGAAACGCAGAGATTTACTATATCTTTACCTAATTCTTGGAACTTTGCATTTCATTTTCCATCGTttttaagaatatatttattaatattctgtTTACCTCTTATATATATGTTAATGTCTCGTATGAATCAAGCTCGCTATAAAAAGCTAGGCAAACCTAAACTAAGAAAAAAATAtgcatga